From the Roseibium salinum genome, one window contains:
- a CDS encoding polysaccharide biosynthesis/export family protein, whose protein sequence is MRMRALLVLALCLGIAACSGYRRPPTAFHETLTQPYRLDSSDKLRIIVFGQDDLSNTYVVDQAGYISFPLIGSVAARGKTQQGLAAEIATKLRQGYIRDPDVSVEVDTYRPIFVMGEVQNAGQYNYVAGMTVQNAIATAGGFSPRALQSDVDITRQINGEILNGRVPISDPIRPGDTIHVRERYF, encoded by the coding sequence ATGCGAATGAGAGCGCTACTTGTCCTGGCCCTCTGCCTGGGCATTGCCGCTTGCAGCGGTTACAGGCGGCCGCCGACAGCATTTCATGAGACATTGACACAGCCCTATCGCCTGGACTCCAGCGATAAGCTGCGCATCATCGTGTTCGGCCAGGACGACCTGTCCAACACCTATGTCGTTGATCAGGCAGGATATATTTCTTTTCCTCTGATCGGAAGCGTCGCTGCCCGGGGCAAGACGCAACAGGGTCTGGCCGCCGAGATCGCCACCAAGTTGCGGCAGGGGTATATCCGCGATCCGGATGTCTCCGTCGAGGTCGACACCTACCGGCCGATCTTCGTCATGGGCGAAGTGCAAAATGCGGGCCAATATAACTACGTGGCCGGCATGACTGTCCAGAACGCCATTGCGACCGCGGGCGGATTCAGCCCCCGGGCGCTGCAATCAGATGTGGATATCACGCGGCAGATCAATGGCGAGATCCTAAACGGCCGTGTGCCTATTTCGGACCCGATCCGTCCCGGCGACACGATCCACGTCCGCGAACGCTATTTCTGA
- a CDS encoding glycosyltransferase has protein sequence MTTTPMRIVHCVRSPIGGIFRHIRDLAIAQTEAGHDVGLICDSSTGSAYDNRLLDQLRPKLTLGVARFPMQRQLTIQDLTATLALYRHIRDLAPDILHGHGAKGGAYARLIGSVLRLGGRNIVRVYSPHGGSLHYHPNRFEGRVYHTLERLLGRLTDGLIFVSDYEAAAYESKVGRPKALSRIVYNGLTPEEFTPVEVGEEAADFVYIGMLRDLKGPDLFIEALYNIRLSTGTAPRAHIVGEGPDEHRYRKMVEKFGLERAVTFHGALPAREAFKLARTVVVPSRAEAMPYIILETVAAERPLIATRVGGIPEIFGRYANRLVEPGHIGKLTLAMDGALENPERMAAEARELRSCLAETFSTELMNDRITTLYQELQGNTPAEETPSLGTESVSARAPRQAVYARSSNR, from the coding sequence ATGACAACGACTCCCATGCGGATCGTGCATTGTGTCCGCTCGCCTATTGGCGGAATCTTCCGCCATATCCGCGACCTGGCGATAGCCCAGACAGAGGCTGGACACGATGTCGGCCTCATTTGCGACAGCAGCACGGGCAGCGCATACGACAACCGGCTCCTGGATCAGCTGCGGCCGAAACTGACGCTCGGTGTGGCGCGCTTTCCGATGCAGCGCCAGCTCACCATTCAGGACCTCACGGCAACTCTCGCCCTTTACCGGCATATCCGCGATCTCGCGCCGGACATTCTGCACGGTCACGGCGCAAAGGGCGGTGCTTATGCCCGCCTTATCGGCAGCGTCCTGCGGCTTGGCGGCCGGAATATAGTGCGCGTCTACAGTCCGCACGGCGGCAGCCTGCACTACCATCCCAACCGCTTCGAGGGCCGCGTCTATCACACGCTGGAACGCCTGCTTGGCCGGCTCACAGACGGGTTGATATTCGTTTCCGATTACGAAGCCGCCGCTTACGAAAGCAAGGTCGGTCGTCCGAAGGCACTGTCGCGCATCGTCTATAACGGGCTGACGCCGGAAGAATTCACGCCGGTGGAGGTTGGCGAAGAAGCGGCCGATTTTGTCTATATCGGCATGCTCAGAGACCTGAAGGGTCCCGATCTTTTCATCGAGGCGCTCTACAACATTCGCCTGTCGACCGGCACGGCACCCCGGGCGCATATCGTCGGCGAAGGGCCCGACGAGCACCGATACCGCAAGATGGTCGAGAAATTCGGCCTGGAGCGCGCCGTCACGTTCCACGGTGCCCTGCCCGCGCGCGAAGCCTTCAAGCTTGCCCGGACCGTGGTCGTTCCCTCCCGCGCCGAAGCCATGCCGTATATCATTCTCGAGACGGTCGCCGCCGAGCGGCCGCTGATTGCCACCCGGGTTGGCGGCATACCGGAAATCTTCGGACGCTATGCCAACCGGCTGGTCGAGCCGGGCCATATCGGCAAGCTAACGCTCGCGATGGACGGGGCACTTGAAAACCCTGAAAGAATGGCGGCCGAAGCCCGAGAGCTGCGCAGCTGCCTGGCAGAGACCTTCTCCACCGAGCTGATGAACGACCGGATCACCACGCTTTATCAGGAACTGCAGGGCAATACCCCGGCCGAGGAAACGCCATCCCTTGGCACCGAAAGTGTGTCGGCCCGCGCCCCGAGACAAGCCGTTTACGCCAGATCGAGCAACCGATAA
- a CDS encoding undecaprenyl-phosphate glucose phosphotransferase, translating into MSNRAFKPTGPIDPTRYSSDGSKLRDRLEKHLRLAVGEVSGSTNLEVLSTANLDLTAEALEIAQGLGGKGISIPVLTGLVRLSDVLLIAGTALIAAFTGAEATGFGLPNLFATAASILFSLAFFQAADVYQVPVMRQGLSQLGRVAAGWTLVFAMFALLRSTTGIGASIPETWIGSWYALSLPALCLSRLIVYQLVRHWMNTGRLERRAIIVGGGTAAQELIHELEAQPDNDIRICGIFDDRSNERSPPVVAGYPKLGNISALVHFARLARIDMLIVCIPLRAERRVLELLKKLWVLPVDIRLSAHTDKVRFRNRGASFIGTVPFVDVAEKPIADWDMVAKRIFDVVFASLALVVLLPVMILTAIAVKLDSKGPVLFRQKRYGFNNEIIEVLKFRSMYAQMADPDARNVVTKGDPRVTRVGRFIRKTSIDELPQLFNVLAGRLSLVGPRPHAVNAHTDNRTWDDVVDGYFARHKVKPGVTGWAQINGWRGEVDTPEKIQNRVECDVYYIENWSILFDLKILFMTPFSLLNTENAY; encoded by the coding sequence ATGAGCAACCGCGCTTTTAAGCCCACCGGACCGATCGATCCGACGCGGTACTCCAGCGATGGATCGAAGTTGCGGGACAGGCTGGAAAAACATCTCAGACTAGCCGTCGGAGAGGTATCCGGATCGACGAATCTGGAAGTGCTGTCCACGGCCAATCTCGACCTGACGGCCGAGGCGCTCGAAATCGCCCAGGGCCTCGGCGGCAAGGGCATATCGATTCCGGTCCTGACCGGCCTGGTCCGCCTGTCAGACGTTCTGCTGATCGCCGGAACCGCCCTGATTGCCGCATTCACCGGTGCGGAGGCGACCGGTTTTGGCTTGCCAAACCTGTTTGCCACCGCCGCCTCCATTCTGTTTTCCCTTGCCTTCTTCCAGGCAGCAGACGTCTATCAGGTGCCGGTCATGCGCCAGGGCCTGTCCCAGCTGGGCCGTGTCGCGGCGGGCTGGACGCTGGTCTTTGCCATGTTCGCCCTGCTGAGATCGACGACGGGGATCGGCGCCAGCATTCCCGAAACCTGGATCGGATCCTGGTATGCGCTCAGCCTCCCCGCCCTCTGCCTGTCCCGGCTGATCGTCTACCAACTGGTGCGCCACTGGATGAATACCGGCCGCCTGGAACGGCGGGCGATCATCGTCGGCGGCGGCACCGCGGCACAGGAGCTGATCCACGAGTTGGAGGCCCAGCCGGATAACGACATCCGCATCTGCGGCATATTCGACGATCGTTCGAACGAGCGTTCGCCGCCGGTCGTCGCCGGCTATCCCAAGCTCGGCAACATCAGCGCTCTTGTGCATTTCGCCCGGCTTGCCCGCATCGACATGCTTATCGTGTGCATCCCCCTTCGGGCGGAACGGCGGGTGCTGGAGCTCTTGAAGAAGCTGTGGGTGCTTCCGGTCGACATCCGCCTGTCCGCGCATACCGACAAGGTGCGGTTCCGCAACCGCGGCGCGTCCTTCATCGGCACGGTGCCTTTCGTGGATGTCGCGGAAAAACCGATTGCCGACTGGGACATGGTCGCCAAGCGGATTTTCGACGTGGTGTTCGCATCCCTTGCCCTCGTCGTCCTGCTTCCGGTCATGATCCTGACCGCGATCGCGGTGAAGCTCGACAGCAAGGGACCGGTCCTGTTCAGACAGAAGCGTTACGGCTTCAACAACGAGATCATCGAAGTCCTGAAATTCCGCTCCATGTATGCGCAGATGGCAGATCCGGACGCCAGGAACGTGGTGACCAAGGGCGACCCGCGCGTGACCCGGGTCGGCCGCTTCATCCGCAAGACCTCCATCGACGAACTGCCTCAGCTCTTCAACGTGCTCGCCGGCCGCCTGTCGCTGGTGGGCCCGCGCCCGCATGCCGTCAACGCGCATACGGACAACAGGACCTGGGATGACGTGGTGGATGGCTATTTCGCCCGCCACAAGGTGAAGCCGGGCGTTACCGGCTGGGCCCAGATCAACGGCTGGCGCGGTGAAGTGGACACGCCGGAGAAAATCCAGAACCGTGTCGAATGCGACGTCTATTACATCGAGAACTGGTCGATCCTGTTTGACCTGAAGATCCTGTTCA